The Paenibacillus sp. BIC5C1 DNA segment CCGGTGACGGCATGTGGCGCAAAATCGGCCTGAATCCTTGGCCTCGGGCCAAAGAACCCGGATACGGCAAATATGTACTGCACAGTATGTATACAGGTTACTTATGGGCGTTGATTCTGTTGGGTGTGCAATCGGTACTGTTCTTTATTCTGGAGCGCAGTATTGGAAGCTGGTCAACAACATCGGCTGACCAGTCCACATACAACATGAGTTATGCCTGGATCTTCCCGATTATGGCCTGGATGGCGGGAATCGGTGAGGAAACAGTGTATCGTCTGTTCGGGATTCGAATGATGCAGAAGGTTGTACGCAATACGTTCATTGCCTGCCTTATCCCAACATTAATCTGGGCTCTGGGACACACCTTGTACCCGATCTATCCCGTCATCACACGTCCAATAGAGCTTACTGTCATCGGACTCCTGTTCAGTCTGATCATGCTGCGTCACGGCTTCATCGCCGTTGTATTCGCACATGTTATCTTTGACAGCCTGTTGATGGGGCTAAGCCTGATCTTCATGGGTGATGCACTGAACATTTCCGCAGGACTTTTCTGGATTGTGCTTCCGGCGATCGTTGGTTATGTCATCTATAAGATGAATCCAAAACAAAAAGAGAAGCCGTATGTCACGACTCCTCATCACGAAGTGCTGCAATAATCTGATTCGCAAGCTTGTCACCAATAGATAGAGGCCGGAAGTCTTCGACGCTGGCCTCTTTTATTTTCCGTAAAGAGCCAAAATGCTTCAACAGCAGCTTACGCCGCTTTTCTCCAATGCCCGGAATGGCATCCAGACGGGAAGTCACCATTGATTTCCCACGCTGCTCACGGTGGAACGAAATTGCAAAACGGTGAACCTCATCCTGAATCCGCTGCAACAGGTAGAACTCCTGACTGTCACGCGGCAGAGAGATGACTTCCGGCGGATTGCCGATCATCAATTGTGAGGTCTTGTGCTTCGCATCCTTCACCAGTCCACATACCGGAATAAACAGCCCCAGCTCATTTTCCAAAATATCGACCGCAGCCGAGATCTGTCCTTTGCCGCCATCGACCACGATCAGGTCAGGCTGGGTCAGATTTTCTTTCAATACCCGCTCGTAACGTCGACGGATAACTTCTCGCATCGTTTCATAATCATCCGGTCCTTCAACCGAACGCACTTTATATTTGCGGTATTCTTTCTTATCGGGTTTACCATCAGTAAATACAATCATGGCAGATACCGGGTTTGTACCCTGGATGTTCGAGTTATCAAACGCTTCAATACGGTGAAGCTGATCCAGTCCAATAAAGCGCCCCAGTCCTTCAGCGGCTTTCGAGGTTCGCTCTTCGTTTCGCTCGATCAGACGGAATTTCTCCTCCAACGCTACACGCGCGTTATCTACAGCCATCGTGATCATCTGCCGTTTCAATCCGCGCTGCGGAATGTGGACTTTAATTTCCAGCCATTCCTGCAATGCTGCTGCGACCTGAGATGGATCTTCGAAGCCTGGAGGCTGTTTATCAGCCGATACATCTTCCTGAGCAACAGCGTCGTCCTGAATAGCCATCGCAGCTTCCTCAGCCTCTGCTTCCGGTTGGATATCGCCATAGGATTCACGGGACTCGGCAACACGTAAATCCATCGCAGAATCTTGCGCCAAGTGCGTTGTCTGTTCTGACTCGGCTGTCACCGCCGCAGGTACCACTGCATCAGCATCAGCACTGTCGTCACCCGCTGCAAGATCTTTTGGCATTTCCGGCAGTAAGATCTCCTGTGGCAATGCTGGATTATCACTATAGTACTGGGTCACGTAAGACATAAAGTCACTATAGGCCTCACCGTAAAACGGGAACGTTGATACGTGGCGTTCGATCATTTTCCCCTGACGCATATATAGAATCTGGACACACATCCAGCCTTTATCGATGGCAAAACCAAACACATCGCGGTCTCTGGCGTCCGCCATCGTAATTTTCTGTTTTTCCATCATCGCATCAATGGCAATGACCTGATCCCGAAGTTCCTTGGCTCGTTCAAAATACAGATCCTCAGCCGCTTCCTGCATTTTGCGCTGTAAATCCTTCTTGATCTCCTCATGGCCTCCACTTAGAAAAGAACTGATCTCCTGGGAAATCTCATCATACTGCTCCTTGCCCACTTCTTGCACACAGGGAGCGAGGCACTGTCCCATATGATAATACAGGCATACTTCCTTCGGCATCACGCCGCATTTGCGTAACGGATACATCCGGTCAAGCAGCTTTTTCGTTTGGTGTGCCGCATATGAATTCGGATAAGGTCCGAAGTATTTGGCTTTATCTTTGAGCACCCGCCGGGTCACTTCGAGTCGGGGATGCTTTTCATTCGTAATTTTAAGGTAAGGAAATGTCTTATCATCCTTGAGCAACACGTTATACCGCGGCATATGTTTCTTGATCAGGTTACACTCCAGAATGAGTGCTTCCATATTACTGCCGGTAACGATATATTCGAAATCACGGATTTCGGACACCAGGCGCTGTGTCTTCCCATTATGACTGCCGATAAAATATGATCTTACGCGATTCTTCAGCACTTTGGCTTTACCTACATAGATAATGGTACCTTCACTGTTTTTCATCAGGTAGCAGCCAGACATGTCGGGCAGCAAAGCCAGCTTGTGGCGGATCTGCTCCAGTGCCTTCTCCTGTTCCTGCACATTTGTAATGAATTCATCCATAATTCGGTGGGTCCTCCTTCCCGATTACTGAGAAAGCTGATAGCTTCACCTTACATGAGGCACTCTGATGACAGAATGACCTTTCGATCGCTGTTACCCCCAGATTTCTTTGATTCTTTTCTTATAACGTATAAATCCGGGGATAGCGCATGCTTACGAAGCAGCTTTCTTTCAGAAAGCTTTTTGGCGACCACTTCGTTTCTACAGGTCATTTCTGCCCTCTCCGTTGTTCATGTAAATTTCAGTTTCACCTTATAATAAATAGTATATCTTATATTGTCCTATATGAAAGTATTCGACGCAAAACGCCCCCGGCGCATAACCGGAGGCGTATGTGAAATCTTGGTTAATTATTGGTGTTTTTCGATAATTCCTTTGAGAGCATCTTTCGAGTTCAGACCAACCACTTTATCAACCGGTTGACCATCT contains these protein-coding regions:
- the uvrC gene encoding excinuclease ABC subunit UvrC, with amino-acid sequence MDEFITNVQEQEKALEQIRHKLALLPDMSGCYLMKNSEGTIIYVGKAKVLKNRVRSYFIGSHNGKTQRLVSEIRDFEYIVTGSNMEALILECNLIKKHMPRYNVLLKDDKTFPYLKITNEKHPRLEVTRRVLKDKAKYFGPYPNSYAAHQTKKLLDRMYPLRKCGVMPKEVCLYYHMGQCLAPCVQEVGKEQYDEISQEISSFLSGGHEEIKKDLQRKMQEAAEDLYFERAKELRDQVIAIDAMMEKQKITMADARDRDVFGFAIDKGWMCVQILYMRQGKMIERHVSTFPFYGEAYSDFMSYVTQYYSDNPALPQEILLPEMPKDLAAGDDSADADAVVPAAVTAESEQTTHLAQDSAMDLRVAESRESYGDIQPEAEAEEAAMAIQDDAVAQEDVSADKQPPGFEDPSQVAAALQEWLEIKVHIPQRGLKRQMITMAVDNARVALEEKFRLIERNEERTSKAAEGLGRFIGLDQLHRIEAFDNSNIQGTNPVSAMIVFTDGKPDKKEYRKYKVRSVEGPDDYETMREVIRRRYERVLKENLTQPDLIVVDGGKGQISAAVDILENELGLFIPVCGLVKDAKHKTSQLMIGNPPEVISLPRDSQEFYLLQRIQDEVHRFAISFHREQRGKSMVTSRLDAIPGIGEKRRKLLLKHFGSLRKIKEASVEDFRPLSIGDKLANQIIAALRDEES